In Fusarium falciforme chromosome 9, complete sequence, the sequence ATGATTGACCACTTGAGTGATCATTTTTAAGAGAAGCTAAGTTAGCATATAATCTGGCAAAGTCTCGGTCTGTAATGCGTCGATCGTCCCAATATTATCCCGATGACCGACCGCGGTCGGGATATCCAAGCAGCACCGGGATATCCGACTTCTCCTCATTTTGCGGGGACCCCGCAAAAGATGAGTCTGGACTTCTCGGGTAGGGTATCATTATCCACCAAGAGAGTAGTCGAAAAAAAGCGAAAAGCACAAAAGGGCTGTTTACTACTCCTGTCGAAGTTGATAAAGGGGACACTTGCAGCATTCATTTGTTTCCGCATCTCAACATCCACCAACTTTGCAGTGGACCATATTCAACATAACcacttttcttcttcttcttctttttcctcttttgCTTCAAAGATGACCCATCAAGATTTGTACAATGACACAGGGCTCGAAAAAGCCGAGGTGACTCATTCTGAGGATGCTGTCGACATCCAGGAGCACCAAGTGAGCACCTGGGAATGCGCTCGCAAGAACCCAAAGGCTATCCTCTGGGCTCTTTACGCCAATTGTATGTCTCCTCATCATACAAATTTGGAGAAGATATAGACTCTAACGAAACAACTTGGAGCAGTGGGTGCCACTCTGGTTGGTTACGAAAACCTTGCTCTTGCCGTTTGTTTGGCCTTGCCGGCTTTCCAGTAAGACCTCAAGCCTTATTCACCCTTGCATACAAGTTTTGTGTGTAATAATGATGATAGAATCAAGTTCGCTAGCGAGGTTGACGGAAATCTCATCATCCCAGCCTACTGGCAGTCGCTGTGGAACGCCACATACAACATCATGCAACTCTTCGGCTCTCTCGCTGCTGGTTTTGTCCAAGACAAACTCGGTCGACGCGCCGTATTCCTTCTCAGCGTCATCATAGTCTCTTGTGGAATTGCTTTGGCCTACCTGGCTGAAACACCAGCACAATTTATGGGAGCCAAGATCATCTCAGGTTTTGCCGTGGGTGCGTTCCAATCAACTACCCAGACTTATGTCTCCGAGATCactcctctgcctctgcgTGGCATTGCATTGTCTCTCAACATTCTCATGATGGTTTGTGATTCCCCGAACTTAGAATCCCCCCGTCATCTTGCTAACATCAACACAGAACGTCGGTTTCCTCATCGCAATTTCCACGACCTACGCTCGAGTCGGTATCATGAACGAATCGGCATTCCGAGTTGTATTTGCCGCTGCATGGGTCTTCCCAGGCATTCTTGCACTCGGTCTCCCATTTCTCCCCGAATCGCCTTACTGGCTCGTCATGAAGAACAAGCGTGATCTCGCTTTGAAGCACCTGACCAAGCTCTCCGCGGCCGACGAAAATCTTGATGCCCACCTCAAGTACATCGAAGAAACAATCGAGGCTGAGCGCCTCATCAGCTGTGAGAGGGCTTCTTTCATAGAATGTTTCAAAGGCATCAACTGGCGTCGAACTCGTATCATCTTGATCTGCATGTACATGCCGCAGATCGTAGGTTCCAGCTTGTCATCCAATGCTCCCTACTTCCTCAACCAAACCGGCCTCAGCAGtggcttaataataaagctcaTGCAGATCGGACTCGGTGTTTCAATTTTGTCATGTGTCATCAATATCTACATGATGACTCTTTTCCGACATCGACCCCTCATGTTCTTTGGCATGTCAATCTGCGCTATCATCTATTTTATCATGGGTGTTGCTGCCTCTTGCCCCCAATCTGAGAAAACACTCCTGGCCATTGGCATAGTCATGCAGTTTACCTGTCTTGCCTATGGACCAGCTGTTGGCTCGAGTCTTGCTGTGGCGGGTGAAGTGTCTGCTTCTAGGTTGAGGGCCAAGTCTCAAGGAATTGCCTTCGGATTCCAGGCCATTACCAGTACTGTCTGGGTGACTGTCTTGCCCTACATGTTCAACAAGGATCAGGGCAATATGGGTGGTCACATTGGCTGGGTCTTCTTTGGCATGACCGTCTTGATGATCGTGGCTGTCTACCTTGATGTCCCAGGTACCAAGGACAGGACGTTCCATGAGCTCGATATCATGTTCGAGAAGAAAATCCCTGCTCGTCATTTTGAGTCTTACAAGACTGActgatgatgttgatgaatggGATTAGTTCTGATAGTACGGTAACACTGTCTTGCAAGGTATCTATAGTAATCAAGGAAGTCATCATGGTGAGGCGTCGAAATGAAGTTGAAGTTCTCTGAAGTTTGCCTCGTGTCTGTTCCATGACTCAAATGCGGCGGCAGACGAGGGTTGGAGGACTGGTGTTCACCATTATTGTACTACCTGATTCCAAGATGTGTCATCTAAAGAGTgtataattacttacttcgATTGCGATTTTTATTATGCTCCTCTCATGTGCACCCTGAAAGCGTTGAGTCACTAAGTCCGGGATTCCGGATGCCTAACCCTACATTGCCCTACTATCTCGGCGAAAGCCTCAGGATCACAGTCGGCGGAAAATCCCAACTCTGCTTCATGAACTATAGAGGCTCCAAGTTCTGTATCACTTACCCGGTGGGTTTTGAAGGTGGTGCATAAGCCGAAAAATTTATCGCTGGGCTGGACAATGGTGGAAAGTATACCATCCGGCTCGATGAGTACGCAGAGGATGATCAGAAGAAGATTCAGGCCGGTATGTATAAACATGTTGACCTTAGGCGCGTCGATGTTATCTACACCCTGTTAAGTGCTCTGGAGGCAGTTGGTACTGATGTTGGTACAGTCGTACCAGCAGTAGTCGTATAAAAGAGATTACGTAATGAGTAGCCTTAATAGCAATAACAAGATTGGAATTCCTACAGCACGAGCATAAAACTATATGAGTATAGAACATTTTTATCCCTACTACTCTTCTATCACTCTCCCGTCCAAAGATAGCCTTGTTCTACTCCTGGTATCAGTGGCCTCAGCGCCATGCCGTAGTCCCCTCTACTGGGAGTTCTCATCAGGGTATGAATGTGGAACTTTGCAGGCTCTTTGTTATTGAGGAAAACGCCTGAGTGGTGGTCGAACTCGAATATCACTACCGGGCTTTGGATCCGATAGTAAAACGGATCATCATTGCCATAGCCACCGATCCAGCACCAGTAGGTTTCGTGAAACCATCTCTTGATCTGTTCCAAGCGCAGTCGTCTCGCTGTTTCAGGAAGATAAAGAAGGAACTCGTTCGCAATTCCGAGTATGTAATTCTGTTGCTCTGTCGACATCTCTGACACAAGGATACCCTCGTAAGGCACGATCCTGTTGTCACGGTAGGCACCACATAAGTGTCGTTGGTCATCGTGATTCCAGCGGCCGTGGGGCATCGCGGGATCTTTCATCAGTTTGTAGACTTGCGCTGTTTTCTGCTTGTCTGGAGAAAGACTTTGCATCAAACGCAGTCCTAGACTTTCTTCCTTATCAAGAATCCGCGTGCCCTTGTAAGGTCCGTCATCGATAAGGTTAGGCTCTGCGCCGGTGAACCAGGGAGATATTATGATCTGAGATTTGTAGAGGAAAATATTCAGGCAGAGGTGATGGCCGTAGAACGAAAATCCCCAAGGGCGAGTAGTTGAGGGCTCTCCGAACAGAACGAAGTTGTAGGAGAATTCGTTCATAATGGCAGGCGACTCTACAAGCACACCCAGGAAATGATTTACTCGCATCGCTCCAATAGCCTTTTGATAGCCTTCGGGCGAGAGCGTGAGTTCCAAGACTCTCAGAACCTTAGTTCTCAAGTCGCTAGTGATCTCATCAAGCCGGATGCCTTTGTCGCTAAGGAGGAATTCTGGGTTTGACCATGAACGCCACTCGGGGCTATCGATATGGTAGCAGGTCTTGACTTTTTGGTCATCGCTCAGGCTATTAAAGACATTGTTCGCAGCCTCAGTAATGGCGTCTATTGGCATGCCCTCATCCTGCAATTCGAATAAACCCTCTCTAGCAACGCCTGGCAAATGTCAGTCAAGATCGGATACAGCCGTCGTCACGTCATCATAGTACGTACCATCTGTTGTGATGCCTTGGTAAGGCTGCTGAAACAACTTGCGCCAGTGAAGATACAAGCCGTGGAGCCACGGAGGCTGACCAGTTTTCTTGAAAGTATCGGCGTATTGATAAGCATCCTGCTTTCGCATGTCCTGGAATCGCGGCAGGCTGAGATCCGGGAGGTGCTGGCGAAAGCCCTCACCAGGACCCGATTGAGAACCCATGGCTGACGAAATGACGTTGTGAGGCTCCCAACTCCGAGATAACGTGACGTAGTAATGGTATGCTTGGACACGAATTATAACTGCAACTGTCACGGGCGGGTCTCAATGCTGATTAAAAATCGGGAACCAAGCCTGGAGTATCAATGGCTAGCTGAAATTGTAAGGACTCGATGCCCTTATTGATTCGGCCTCATATCAAGGGCGGCTCGGTCGTATTTTTCCGCAATGGGACAGTTTCATCCGAGTTCCAATGATCCTCGAATTTGTAACCGTTGATTGGTTCAATCCTCGTGCTCGGATTTGCCGTTGCGGCGTTGAACGAGGGGGTTTCCGGGGTACAGCGGCATATCCGAGGTCCAGGCCCTCCGATACAGGAGGCCCCGGCAAAGATGAATGGAATCAACACTATCACCCTCCCCGGTTAAAGCGTCAACCACACAGCGAGTACAAAGGCAGGTCTTCAAGAGAGTGCGCGTTGCTTCAAGTGCTCAAAGGTCAGTTCTGTCATCCTGGAATCATTTCTAAACCGACCAAAATGAGTTCTCCAGCATTCAAGTGTAAGTGACTCTCAGAACTGCAATCCAGTGTCGATTAGCTAACAAACAGCTCATAGGTCTCGTACGATTTATTCCCAAGTCCGATCCATCCAGTATCTTGATTGGCGAGCCGTCACAGGAGGACTTGGACATCGGCTTAGCGACCCGTGATGGCAAGGACGTTGCCGTCAATGTGTTCTCCGGAAAGTCAGTCTTGTCGCCTGGCTCTCGCACAGATAGAACCGAATCTATTGAGCGAATACTGTCACCGTTGGCCCAACAAGAAGTAGGAACCATCCGATGCATCGGATTAAACGCAAGTGCCCCAGTCCGTATATCAAGACTTTTCTATATTGACTGTTTGGTTAGTATGTTCAACATGCGAAAGAAGTGAACATGGACATCCCGACAATCCCGACCCTGTTTCTGTACGTCCACATCAACTTCAGGTATTACACAACTAATACGCTGCCACAGTAAGCCTAGCACATCTTTAGGTGACCCTTGGCCTGCTGTCACATTGCTACCCAAGATAACCCAAAATGATGGAAGTGGTGACTATGAGTCGGAGCTGGCGGTCGTTACTGGCAAAGCGGCTAAGAATGTGTCCGAAGAGGAGGCAATGGAATACGTTTTGGGGTTCACCGCAGCCAATGATGTCTCAAGCCGCGTCTCACAATTGAACCAGTCTCAATGGTGCTTCTCCAAAGGTTTTGACGGGGCATGTCCCATTGGTAAGCTTTTCTCCTTTCTTTTCAAATGACACGACTTATCACGTTTGTAGGGCCCGTCCTAGTCTCCCCGTCAGTTATCCCAGATCCTTCCAAGCTGCATATTCGGGGCCTGAAGAATGGCAAAGTGCTACAAGATTGTTCTTTAGAGTAAGTGTTAAGAACTGCTTTGTGAGGTGTATGTTCATTCGCTTACTCAACACATTGACCTAATCTTCAGCATTCCTAAGCTGATCAGCTTTCTATCTCAAGGCACGACCCTTCCGGCTGGCACCGTGATTATTACCGGTACACCAGCGGGAGTGGGTATGGGCAGAAAGCCCAGGGAGACTCTTGAGCATGGTGATGAATTCAGGGTGGAGATCCTGCCGCACATTGGTACACTAGTCAGCACATTCCAAAATGAATAGTGATCAGCTGCAGCcttcaagggcatcaagcGCTGAATTGAATGAGAAACTACATGTTACACACACACCTTTCGAAATCATACAAAAGTACGAGGTCTTATGTAGATTTCACAACTGAGGTATTATGACTTGCCGACGATAGTGTCATAGGAATCTGCTGCGCCTTGGAGGAAGAAATTTTTATGCTGCATGTAAGTAAATATACTCGCCTGCAGATATCAAATTTCCAATACATCAATGATTCAGTTGGTATAAgacttaagaaaaaaaaatgaaTAATAATCTTCTACGGTATGCATGTGAAGTGATGCAGGACTCATTCCACACAATCTGTTATACATGGTCTAATTTGGTCTTTATTACTTGTCCAATTTGATGTGCTATTTGGCTCAATCTAACTATCCAGCAGAGGGGGGACCTTCTCAACAAGATACTCAACGATTGCATCTGGTCCTCGTTCAACCTGCAATCCGGTTGGGATCGCGTGCAGCTTGATGTCAGGCACGATAGACTTGGCCAAAGAGTGAATTTGCTGAGCTTCCTCGGGAGACCACATAGAGGCAGAAAACTGGTTAAAGCAAGGTTAGGGTAAGCTCTCAGTCATTTGGCGCACTTACCAAAACGTTGGGCTTGTGCTCAGTGACCTTGGGGATCACCTCATCAATACCTAGCCAATACGTTAGTAAAATACGAGGGACGCTCCGTCAGCCAACTCACTCTGACAGTTGTCGACGTGAATAATCTCATAGCCATCTTGGACCTCGGTGATCAAGCGAGCAATAAGACGCTTTGCACGTTCTGGCGCGGTGTTGACAGTAACAAGCCTGAATGGTCCTTTTCTTGTGGTCATTGTGGCGGTGTCTGTTTAACTTGCGTGCGAGATGCTGCTTGTGATGAAGTACGAAGTATGGGCATGATGTGAATATACATTCCTACACTTGGTTGCTTCAGCGGGTATACTTTGACCCACCTCTGCGTGGCTTTTCCGGAGATGCCGGGGTGTCGCCGAAAATCGCTGTTGCGAGGCTGGTTCGTAGACATGATCGGAACTTCCGGGCTGCGAAATGCATTTGGCCTTTTTTCTCAGCTGCAGCAGCCGGCATTTGCATGCCTTACATTTTACTCCGAGTTCGGCAGAAGTACACCTTTCGCCTCGAGAAACAAGTTCCCTCGTCATTGGTTCTTTTAcatattaagtctttttgATCACGTAATCTTATAGATACTTATCGTGATTTGCAGCTTTATCATACTGATTCGAAAAGGG encodes:
- a CDS encoding General alpha-glucoside permease, producing MTHQDLYNDTGLEKAEVTHSEDAVDIQEHQVSTWECARKNPKAILWALYANLGATLVGYENLALAVCLALPAFQIKFASEVDGNLIIPAYWQSLWNATYNIMQLFGSLAAGFVQDKLGRRAVFLLSVIIVSCGIALAYLAETPAQFMGAKIISGFAVGAFQSTTQTYVSEITPLPLRGIALSLNILMMNVGFLIAISTTYARVGIMNESAFRVVFAAAWVFPGILALGLPFLPESPYWLVMKNKRDLALKHLTKLSAADENLDAHLKYIEETIEAERLISCERASFIECFKGINWRRTRIILICMYMPQIVGSSLSSNAPYFLNQTGLSSGLIIKLMQIGLGVSILSCVINIYMMTLFRHRPLMFFGMSICAIIYFIMGVAASCPQSEKTLLAIGIVMQFTCLAYGPAVGSSLAVAGEVSASRLRAKSQGIAFGFQAITSTVWVTVLPYMFNKDQGNMGGHIGWVFFGMTVLMIVAVYLDVPGTKDRTFHELDIMFEKKIPARHFESYKTD